In one Zobellia galactanivorans genomic region, the following are encoded:
- a CDS encoding histone deacetylase family protein, with amino-acid sequence MLKIAYHPIYKHSLPEGHRFPMLKYELLPKQLLHEGTCTAENFFEPEIPNDKYIVAVHEPEYFYDLLNLKISSRDARKIGFPLTEDLIERERIIADGTIQACRFAIENGIAMNIAGGTHHAYTDHGEAFCMLNDQAIGARYLQAHQLAKKILIVDLDVHQGNGTAEIFGNDTSVFTFSMHGASNYPFKKERSDLDIPLAKYTDDTTYLSLLKQTLPRLISEEKPDFIFYLAGVDIIGSDKLGTLALSIDGCKERDAFVLETCHRLQIPVQCSMGGGYSPAIKTIVEAHANTYRLAQQIYF; translated from the coding sequence ATGCTCAAGATTGCCTATCACCCCATTTACAAGCACTCCTTACCCGAAGGGCACCGATTTCCGATGCTTAAGTATGAATTATTGCCCAAACAACTCTTGCACGAGGGCACCTGTACCGCCGAAAACTTCTTTGAACCCGAAATACCGAACGACAAATACATTGTTGCCGTTCACGAGCCCGAGTATTTCTACGATCTCTTGAACTTAAAGATTTCCTCTCGTGATGCAAGAAAAATTGGCTTCCCCCTAACCGAAGACCTTATTGAACGGGAGCGCATCATAGCCGATGGCACCATCCAAGCCTGCCGCTTCGCCATTGAAAACGGCATCGCCATGAATATTGCCGGCGGCACCCACCATGCCTATACCGACCATGGTGAAGCCTTCTGTATGCTGAACGACCAAGCTATCGGGGCCCGATACCTACAGGCGCATCAATTGGCAAAGAAAATCTTGATCGTAGACCTAGACGTCCATCAAGGCAACGGTACGGCAGAAATTTTCGGGAACGACACCTCGGTATTTACGTTTTCAATGCATGGGGCCAGCAACTATCCTTTTAAAAAAGAGCGTTCCGACCTAGACATCCCCCTAGCTAAATACACGGACGACACTACCTACCTATCCCTACTCAAGCAAACCTTGCCCCGATTGATCAGTGAGGAAAAACCCGATTTTATTTTTTATCTCGCCGGGGTAGATATTATCGGTTCGGACAAACTCGGCACCCTAGCCCTTAGTATAGACGGCTGTAAAGAGCGCGATGCCTTTGTACTAGAAACCTGCCATCGATTGCAAATACCCGTTCAATGCAGTATGGGAGGCGGCTACTCCCCAGCCATAAAAACCATTGTAGAGGCACATGCCAACACTTATAGGCTGGCCCAACAAATCTACTTTTAA
- a CDS encoding Tex family protein, whose product MQLIPFLSKHTQLPQKSIENTVELLNEDCTVPFISRYRKERTGNLDEVQIGAIVQFKAQFEALEKRKTAVIKAIEEQNALTDELRLKIEQTDELVTLEDLYLPFKKKRKTKAETARKNGLEPLAKIIMAQNHNDIESAALQYTNNEVADADEALEGARHIISEWINERISVRNQVRNQLERSALIVTKVISTKKDEEKAQKFRDYFDWSEALKRCPSHRLLAILRAENEGFIRVKIEIDSDEMLRRIEDRIIKSNNSCTPQIQLAIADAYKRLLFPSLSNEILKNAKEKADDDAIKVFSKNLKQLLLGAPLGEKRILAIDPGFRTGCKIVCLSAQGELEHNETIYPHPPQNKSSEAIKKISSLCDAYKIEAIAIGNGTASRETEHLVKRIHFKNPMEVFIVSEAGASIYSASKIARDEFPNYDVTVRGAISIGRRLADPLAELVKIDPKSIGVGQYQHDVDQGKLQTSLDSVVESCVNSVGVNINTASVPLLSYVSGIGPKLAENIVAYRNENGAFKSRTDIKKVARLGGKAFEQGAAFLRIKDAKNPLDDSAVHPESYTIVQKIAKDQGIPVTELIGNSKALKSVDLQAYCTETIGLPTLKDIVEELEKPGLDRREKAKVFTFDQNIKTISDLREGQLLPGIVNNITNFGCFVDIGIKESGLIHVSNLSDTFVKDVNAHVSLHEQIIVKVLQVDVPRKRIQLKLHK is encoded by the coding sequence ATGCAACTCATTCCCTTTCTCTCCAAACACACCCAACTCCCTCAAAAGAGTATTGAGAATACCGTGGAACTTCTGAACGAAGATTGTACCGTACCCTTTATCTCTCGCTATCGAAAAGAACGAACGGGCAATCTAGACGAGGTACAGATTGGGGCCATAGTACAGTTCAAGGCACAGTTCGAGGCTCTTGAAAAGCGAAAAACGGCAGTCATAAAGGCTATTGAAGAGCAAAATGCCCTGACCGACGAACTTCGCCTCAAGATAGAACAGACCGACGAACTCGTTACGCTTGAAGACCTATACCTCCCGTTCAAGAAGAAACGAAAGACCAAGGCGGAAACCGCCCGGAAAAACGGACTAGAACCCCTTGCTAAAATCATTATGGCCCAAAACCATAACGATATTGAATCGGCAGCCCTACAATATACCAACAATGAAGTCGCCGATGCGGACGAAGCCCTTGAAGGGGCCCGGCATATCATTTCCGAGTGGATCAACGAACGTATCTCGGTAAGAAACCAAGTGCGTAATCAATTGGAACGCAGTGCCCTGATCGTCACAAAGGTTATCTCTACCAAAAAAGACGAAGAAAAAGCACAAAAGTTCCGCGATTACTTTGATTGGAGCGAAGCTTTAAAACGTTGTCCCTCACACCGGTTATTGGCCATTTTACGTGCCGAAAACGAGGGTTTTATCCGCGTTAAGATAGAAATCGACTCCGACGAAATGCTTCGGCGTATCGAAGATCGCATCATAAAATCCAATAATTCGTGTACGCCCCAAATACAACTGGCCATTGCCGATGCGTACAAACGCCTACTTTTTCCCTCCTTGTCGAATGAAATCCTCAAAAACGCCAAGGAAAAGGCAGACGACGACGCCATCAAGGTATTCAGCAAGAACCTAAAACAATTATTGCTCGGGGCTCCCCTAGGGGAAAAACGCATCCTGGCAATAGACCCCGGCTTCCGAACCGGCTGTAAGATCGTATGTTTGAGCGCCCAGGGAGAGCTCGAACACAATGAGACCATCTATCCGCATCCGCCTCAGAACAAGAGTTCAGAGGCCATAAAAAAAATCAGTTCGCTTTGCGATGCCTACAAAATAGAGGCCATTGCCATTGGCAACGGAACGGCTTCAAGGGAGACCGAACACTTGGTTAAGCGCATCCATTTCAAAAACCCTATGGAGGTTTTTATAGTGAGCGAAGCCGGAGCTTCAATTTATTCCGCCTCAAAAATCGCCCGTGACGAATTCCCTAATTACGATGTTACCGTTAGGGGTGCCATTTCCATAGGAAGGCGACTCGCCGACCCCTTGGCAGAACTGGTGAAAATAGACCCCAAATCTATCGGTGTCGGACAGTACCAGCACGATGTAGACCAAGGAAAACTTCAGACCTCATTGGATAGCGTAGTGGAAAGCTGCGTAAATTCGGTTGGGGTAAACATCAATACGGCCAGTGTACCCTTATTGAGCTACGTATCCGGTATCGGGCCGAAACTCGCGGAAAACATTGTCGCCTATCGCAATGAAAACGGAGCGTTCAAAAGTAGGACCGACATTAAAAAAGTAGCCCGGCTCGGCGGAAAGGCTTTTGAACAAGGAGCTGCCTTCCTGCGGATAAAAGATGCCAAAAACCCCTTAGATGACTCTGCCGTTCACCCCGAGAGCTATACCATTGTCCAAAAAATCGCAAAGGACCAAGGCATACCCGTCACCGAATTGATAGGAAACAGCAAGGCCCTAAAGAGTGTGGACCTACAAGCGTATTGTACCGAAACTATCGGCTTACCTACGTTAAAGGATATTGTAGAAGAACTTGAAAAACCCGGCCTTGACCGTCGTGAAAAAGCGAAGGTTTTTACTTTTGACCAAAATATAAAAACGATATCCGATTTGAGGGAAGGCCAGTTGTTGCCCGGCATTGTCAACAACATTACCAATTTCGGGTGTTTTGTCGACATAGGAATCAAGGAAAGTGGTCTTATCCACGTATCGAACCTATCGGATACTTTTGTTAAAGACGTAAATGCACATGTGAGCCTGCACGAGCAGATTATAGTAAAAGTACTGCAAGTGGATGTGCCCCGAAAACGCATTCAGCTAAAGCTGCACAAATAA
- the metG gene encoding methionine--tRNA ligase has protein sequence MAEKLTHPERYTITAALPYTNGPIHIGHLAGVYVPADIYARYLRLNGNDVAFVCGSDEHGVAISMKAKKEGITPKEVIDKYDGIIRKSFQEFGITFDNYSRTSREIHHKTASDFFVKLYEQGDFIEETTAQLYDEEAKQFLADRFVVGTCPKCGHEEAYGDQCENCGSTLNATDLINPKSTITGTVPTTKETKHWFLPLDRYEDFLKEWILVGHKSDWKPNVYGQCKSWIDDGLKPRAVTRDLDWGIPVPVEGGEGKVLYVWFDAPIGYISSTKEWAEREGKDWEPYWKDENTKLVHFIGKDNIVFHCIIFPAILKAHGDYILPENVPANEFLNLEGNKLSTSKNWAVWLHEYLEEFPDMQDVLRYTLTANAPETKDNDFTWKDFQARNNNELVAILGNFINRVVVLTNKYYEGIVPTPSEFSQVDKETLEQLRKFPEIISSSIERYRFREAGQELMNLARLGNKYLADEEPWKVIKQDEERVKTIMFVALQIATGLSVLSEPFLPFTSEKLKNILAINSEEAVSSWAEVSTKETLLPADHKINKAELLFRKIEDSEIQAQLDKLEATKKANENENKELMPQKDTITFDDFTKLDMRVGTIVEAEKMPKAKKLLVLKVDTGLDTRTIVSGIAESFTPEEIVGKKVTVLINLAPRALRGVESEGMILMTENADGKLVFVNPDEDGVGNGEGIS, from the coding sequence ATGGCCGAAAAGCTAACACATCCAGAGAGATATACCATTACCGCCGCATTGCCTTACACCAACGGCCCCATACATATTGGCCATTTGGCAGGCGTTTATGTACCCGCAGATATTTATGCACGCTATTTACGCCTCAACGGTAACGACGTTGCCTTCGTATGCGGAAGTGACGAACATGGTGTGGCCATCTCGATGAAAGCAAAAAAAGAAGGGATTACACCTAAGGAGGTCATTGATAAATACGACGGTATCATTCGCAAATCATTCCAAGAGTTCGGTATTACCTTTGACAACTACTCACGTACTTCAAGGGAAATCCACCACAAAACGGCTTCCGATTTTTTTGTAAAGCTTTACGAACAGGGTGATTTTATAGAAGAAACCACCGCACAGTTATACGACGAAGAGGCCAAACAATTTTTGGCCGACCGCTTTGTAGTGGGCACTTGTCCCAAATGTGGACATGAAGAAGCCTATGGCGATCAATGTGAAAATTGCGGTTCTACCCTGAACGCGACCGACCTTATCAATCCGAAATCTACAATTACCGGTACGGTGCCGACGACCAAAGAAACCAAGCATTGGTTCTTGCCCTTGGACCGATACGAAGATTTCTTAAAGGAATGGATTCTGGTCGGGCACAAATCCGATTGGAAACCCAACGTCTACGGCCAATGCAAAAGCTGGATCGATGACGGACTAAAACCCCGTGCGGTAACCCGTGATTTAGATTGGGGCATTCCCGTACCTGTAGAAGGAGGCGAAGGCAAGGTACTCTACGTATGGTTCGATGCGCCTATCGGCTATATTTCGTCTACCAAAGAATGGGCAGAACGTGAAGGCAAGGACTGGGAACCCTACTGGAAAGACGAAAACACCAAATTGGTCCACTTTATAGGAAAAGACAACATAGTCTTTCACTGTATCATCTTCCCTGCCATTTTAAAGGCACACGGCGATTATATTTTACCGGAAAACGTACCGGCCAACGAATTCTTGAACTTGGAAGGAAACAAACTCTCCACTTCAAAGAATTGGGCGGTATGGCTGCATGAATATTTAGAGGAATTTCCAGATATGCAAGATGTGCTTCGGTACACCTTAACGGCCAACGCACCCGAAACCAAGGACAATGATTTTACTTGGAAGGATTTTCAAGCGAGAAACAATAACGAATTGGTGGCCATACTCGGTAACTTTATAAACCGCGTAGTGGTATTGACCAATAAGTATTACGAGGGCATTGTCCCTACTCCTTCGGAGTTCTCACAAGTTGACAAGGAAACCCTAGAACAACTTCGGAAGTTTCCGGAAATCATTTCAAGTTCCATAGAGCGCTACCGTTTTAGGGAAGCCGGCCAAGAATTGATGAATTTAGCCCGTTTAGGGAACAAATACTTGGCCGACGAAGAACCATGGAAGGTCATTAAACAAGATGAAGAGCGTGTAAAGACCATTATGTTCGTCGCGCTTCAGATTGCCACGGGTCTATCCGTATTAAGTGAACCGTTTTTACCTTTTACCTCGGAAAAACTTAAAAATATATTGGCCATTAATTCGGAGGAAGCCGTTTCCTCTTGGGCAGAAGTTTCAACCAAAGAAACATTACTTCCTGCCGATCATAAAATCAACAAGGCCGAGCTACTTTTTAGAAAAATAGAAGACAGCGAAATACAAGCTCAGCTAGACAAACTGGAAGCCACCAAAAAGGCTAACGAAAACGAGAACAAAGAACTTATGCCACAAAAAGACACGATTACCTTTGACGATTTTACCAAATTGGATATGCGTGTAGGGACCATTGTCGAAGCCGAAAAAATGCCCAAGGCCAAAAAATTGTTGGTTCTGAAGGTTGATACCGGACTTGACACCCGAACCATTGTATCGGGTATTGCAGAGAGTTTTACCCCTGAGGAAATCGTAGGCAAAAAAGTAACGGTTCTGATCAACTTGGCCCCACGCGCATTGCGTGGCGTTGAAAGCGAAGGAATGATTTTGATGACGGAAAATGCAGACGGAAAGCTGGTGTTCGTAAATCCTGACGAAGATGGTGTAGGTAACGGCGAAGGCATAAGCTAG
- a CDS encoding DUF1501 domain-containing protein translates to MCDTHHNDPYKGLEHDGHDQEHKAWSRRSFLQALGIAGSGSMMLGSSMLSASAPSPLTAAIAAAETDKILILIRLAGGNDGLSTVIPMEQYESYAKARPNIYIPESKVLKLTDEYGVPSYMKSLEPMWGDGKFKAVHGVGYENQSLSHFTGSDIFANTDLTTTGFSGLNTGWMGRHFENTYPDYLISPPPAPAAIQIGQFGSLVFQGEETNYAFVTSNVNQLEEIAESGVRYGLDDSLYNDCMYGDQLKFLRGVANTTYEYSGVIHEAWSRGKNDVEYQENSFAKQLALLARLIKGNLGTKVYMISMSGFDTHGNQPLTHERLMSNLSIAVDNFYEDLGYTEQDNNVLSMTFSEFGRRIFENGSKGTDHGKAAPSLFFGPGLQGSAFVGEHPTLDNPDGRGNLEYTMDFRDLYATVLAEWLCVPIPLVEQHLLGHTYAPVNLGFNCSGTDFPDIVYSDGEPTIPTTPDGVADKPVIPNAEQLNAIVHKPFYPTANSPHIYLEMPVTAHVDIQLFNIIGQKVGTISNAIMSEGVNEINIKERIPGNLAAGKYIYRIQVQQHKMSKSVMVA, encoded by the coding sequence ATGTGCGATACTCATCACAACGATCCCTATAAAGGCCTAGAACACGATGGCCACGATCAAGAACATAAAGCTTGGAGCAGACGCTCGTTTTTACAGGCCTTGGGCATTGCAGGTTCGGGCTCAATGATGCTAGGAAGCAGTATGCTTTCGGCTTCGGCTCCCTCTCCCCTGACAGCGGCTATTGCCGCGGCAGAAACAGACAAAATTCTCATTCTCATAAGGCTGGCCGGAGGGAATGACGGACTTAGTACGGTAATCCCCATGGAGCAGTACGAGTCGTATGCCAAAGCCCGCCCCAATATATACATCCCCGAGAGTAAGGTTTTAAAACTTACCGATGAATATGGTGTACCCTCTTATATGAAATCATTGGAACCCATGTGGGGCGACGGTAAATTTAAGGCGGTTCACGGCGTAGGCTATGAAAACCAAAGCCTCTCGCATTTTACGGGCTCCGATATTTTTGCCAATACCGACTTGACCACTACAGGTTTTAGCGGACTCAACACGGGTTGGATGGGACGACATTTTGAAAACACCTATCCCGATTATTTAATTTCCCCACCACCAGCACCGGCCGCGATTCAAATCGGACAGTTCGGGAGTTTGGTCTTTCAAGGGGAAGAAACCAATTATGCCTTTGTAACCTCAAACGTAAATCAGCTTGAAGAAATCGCCGAATCGGGCGTACGATATGGGCTTGACGATAGCCTCTACAACGATTGTATGTATGGCGACCAACTTAAATTCTTAAGAGGGGTGGCCAATACCACATATGAATATTCGGGAGTCATCCACGAGGCCTGGTCAAGGGGTAAGAACGATGTTGAATACCAAGAAAACAGCTTTGCCAAACAATTGGCCCTCTTGGCCCGATTGATAAAAGGGAATTTGGGAACAAAGGTCTATATGATTTCCATGAGCGGTTTCGACACCCACGGAAACCAACCGCTGACCCACGAGCGCCTAATGAGCAATCTCTCTATAGCCGTTGACAACTTCTATGAAGATTTAGGCTATACCGAACAAGACAACAATGTTCTTAGTATGACCTTCTCCGAGTTCGGAAGGCGTATCTTCGAGAATGGATCTAAGGGCACCGACCACGGTAAGGCAGCACCTAGCCTGTTCTTCGGACCAGGTTTGCAAGGTAGCGCCTTTGTAGGCGAACACCCGACCCTCGACAATCCTGACGGCAGGGGGAACCTTGAGTATACCATGGACTTTAGGGACTTATACGCTACGGTCTTGGCCGAATGGCTCTGTGTACCCATACCCTTGGTAGAACAACATTTATTGGGCCATACCTATGCCCCTGTAAACCTTGGCTTCAATTGTAGTGGAACGGACTTTCCCGACATTGTCTATAGCGACGGCGAACCGACCATACCGACCACACCCGATGGTGTAGCCGATAAGCCGGTGATACCGAATGCCGAACAATTGAATGCCATTGTCCACAAACCGTTTTATCCTACGGCGAATTCACCACATATTTATTTGGAAATGCCCGTTACGGCCCATGTAGATATTCAGCTGTTCAACATTATAGGACAAAAAGTGGGCACAATCAGCAATGCCATCATGTCCGAAGGTGTGAACGAAATCAATATTAAGGAAAGAATTCCCGGGAATTTGGCCGCCGGTAAGTATATTTATCGCATTCAGGTGCAACAGCACAAGATGAGCAAATCGGTCATGGTAGCATAA
- a CDS encoding DUF1800 domain-containing protein, whose product MEYFINCNTASLAPYTTPLDRNRAAHLYRRLGFSASVETIDQAVGANASTLVDTLISQALGAPTIPEPEWANWNNSNYPEDDDLSNEMKRTQKNEFSVAYAKNMLNNNLRDRLSFFWSNHFVTQIEVYRCNPFLYHYVECLQRNALGNFKTFVSEIGLTDAMLYYLDGAYNNGNNPNENYARELYELFTLGEGNNYTEQDIIETARAISGYVERGELGCEHVTFDPEKHDSGSKTIFGQTGNWGYDDVIDILFEQRPNELAWFICKKLYEFFVHPDSNDDAGNAQTIILGMADTFIANDFEIAPVLSQLFKSEHFFDDEAIGVIIKSPYDLYFNLLKESSFSYDDTLISSVINYTGLLSQVMFNPFDVNGWQRNRTWINTNFMIGRWLTSEALIEEFFQANSEQFRALGLALSGTDGQTSSNPDVVAKPIIDFFLPKGLLNESEYQKAYDIFRSDIQPEYYEGGTFETWTLQTSLEGPKQVYLLLQYLARQPEFQLK is encoded by the coding sequence ATGGAATATTTTATTAACTGTAATACGGCGTCCCTAGCTCCGTATACCACTCCCTTAGACAGAAACAGGGCGGCTCATCTGTACAGAAGACTAGGGTTCAGTGCTTCGGTCGAAACCATCGACCAAGCCGTTGGCGCAAATGCCAGCACCCTTGTCGATACGCTCATATCCCAAGCTTTGGGCGCACCGACTATACCCGAGCCGGAATGGGCCAACTGGAACAACAGCAACTACCCTGAAGACGACGACCTCAGCAATGAAATGAAGCGAACGCAGAAAAACGAGTTTAGCGTGGCCTATGCCAAAAACATGCTGAACAATAACCTGCGCGACCGTTTGAGCTTCTTTTGGAGCAATCATTTCGTTACGCAAATCGAAGTGTACCGATGTAACCCGTTTCTTTATCACTACGTAGAGTGCCTGCAGCGAAACGCCTTGGGCAATTTCAAAACCTTCGTTAGCGAGATCGGGCTTACCGACGCCATGTTGTATTATTTGGATGGCGCCTATAACAACGGTAACAACCCCAATGAAAACTACGCCAGGGAGCTCTATGAGCTTTTCACCCTTGGTGAAGGAAACAATTATACCGAACAGGATATTATTGAAACCGCCCGTGCCATTTCAGGCTATGTTGAACGTGGGGAACTTGGCTGCGAACATGTCACCTTCGACCCTGAGAAACACGATTCCGGCAGCAAGACCATATTCGGTCAAACAGGGAACTGGGGCTATGATGACGTTATCGACATCCTATTCGAGCAACGCCCCAACGAACTAGCTTGGTTTATCTGTAAGAAGTTGTACGAGTTCTTTGTCCACCCCGATTCAAATGACGATGCGGGTAACGCACAAACCATAATTTTGGGTATGGCCGACACCTTTATAGCCAATGATTTTGAAATTGCACCCGTACTGTCCCAATTGTTCAAAAGCGAACACTTTTTTGATGACGAGGCCATCGGTGTAATCATCAAAAGCCCTTACGACCTTTATTTCAACCTATTAAAGGAAAGTAGTTTTAGTTATGACGATACCCTCATTTCCAGTGTGATCAATTATACGGGACTATTAAGCCAGGTTATGTTCAATCCGTTTGACGTAAATGGTTGGCAACGTAACCGCACATGGATCAACACCAATTTTATGATCGGTAGATGGTTGACCTCCGAAGCCCTCATCGAAGAGTTTTTCCAAGCCAACAGCGAACAGTTTAGAGCCCTTGGACTGGCCTTATCCGGTACTGACGGACAAACAAGCAGTAACCCAGACGTCGTTGCCAAGCCTATTATAGATTTCTTTCTTCCTAAAGGCCTACTCAACGAATCGGAATACCAAAAAGCTTATGACATTTTCAGAAGTGACATCCAACCCGAATATTACGAAGGAGGAACCTTTGAGACCTGGACGCTACAAACTTCTTTGGAAGGACCGAAACAAGTATATCTACTCTTGCAATATCTAGCCAGACAACCCGAATTTCAACTAAAGTAA
- a CDS encoding YraN family protein — translation MGKHNEFGKEGEQLAVDFLVDKGYRILHRNYRYLKAEVDIIAQKDEILAIVEVRARSNDQIIPIAETITPGKIKLLVSAADHYATENDLDVEVRFDVITILKNRKIFKIEHLESAFYHF, via the coding sequence ATGGGGAAACACAACGAATTTGGCAAAGAAGGCGAACAGCTCGCCGTCGATTTTTTGGTCGATAAGGGGTATCGTATCCTTCATAGGAATTACCGCTACCTGAAGGCGGAGGTCGATATTATTGCACAAAAGGATGAAATTTTGGCCATTGTTGAAGTACGGGCGAGAAGCAATGATCAAATTATACCTATTGCCGAAACCATCACGCCAGGAAAAATTAAGTTATTGGTCAGTGCCGCAGATCACTACGCTACTGAAAATGACTTAGATGTAGAGGTGCGTTTCGATGTTATTACCATTCTAAAGAACCGGAAAATCTTTAAAATTGAGCATTTGGAAAGCGCATTTTATCACTTTTAA
- a CDS encoding aspartate kinase, which produces MKTISSVVEQYIKKKPFLQSALAQGIINLTSLSRIVKPEIENELGKDIRNGAIVMALKRLSDDLEFRATHKIIKVLKNIGEITVRSSLTDFTFLVSESILENQTLLLEHVNKNKDVFYTSSRGVNELNIVVSNALDQTVEDLFKHEKCTQKAENLSSITVKLPAENVSVPGIYYFIFQRLAWEGIVLYEVISTTNEFTILVDDTQVDVAFKTIKDLKTL; this is translated from the coding sequence ATGAAAACGATTTCTTCCGTAGTCGAACAGTACATTAAAAAGAAACCATTTTTACAAAGTGCCTTAGCCCAAGGGATTATTAACCTGACTTCGCTTTCAAGAATTGTAAAACCCGAAATCGAGAACGAATTAGGTAAGGATATCCGTAATGGAGCCATAGTCATGGCCCTTAAGCGCTTGTCCGATGACCTTGAGTTCAGGGCGACCCATAAAATTATCAAGGTCTTAAAAAATATTGGGGAAATAACGGTACGTTCCTCACTCACCGATTTCACTTTTTTGGTTTCGGAGTCTATTCTAGAGAACCAGACCTTATTGCTCGAGCACGTAAACAAAAACAAAGATGTCTTCTATACCTCTTCAAGGGGCGTTAATGAGCTTAACATTGTGGTAAGCAATGCCTTGGATCAAACGGTAGAAGATCTTTTTAAGCATGAAAAATGCACACAAAAAGCAGAGAACCTATCATCGATTACCGTTAAGCTTCCTGCTGAGAATGTATCGGTACCAGGTATCTATTACTTTATTTTTCAACGATTGGCGTGGGAAGGTATCGTACTCTACGAAGTCATCTCGACTACCAACGAATTTACTATTTTGGTCGACGATACCCAAGTAGATGTAGCCTTTAAGACCATTAAAGACCTAAAAACCCTTTAG
- a CDS encoding redoxin domain-containing protein, which translates to MKRYLVVFALLTAFWVEAQHTISGTFTPANEYKYILAYRLKTGSQSFITNTSIKDGKFSLQIPENAEPGMYRLVYAVPQDEFYFDVIYNGKEDIELAFDADKGVSFISSKENKIMTSYFQTMASLMGQLVDVYMKKKFDKKEFQECTYQLKTTQEAYEAQSKNLMVENFVLANRPYIPTEFESVEEYVTHKKEHYFDHLKLDNTILQASDFLSDKLRNYVFTALPMEPRSSAETESIIQDNIKKVGAKLAPISDAYKFDVFYRLWKMSSSSGLNETTDFIYNTYLKSLASASNDPNKAREITVQHRLRIGAIAPEIEWKVGQTTKKLSTINGPENYLLVFWSSTCSHCLKELPALHKELKNYKSTQVIAIGLEDDKTTWTPESAKLPDFEHAIALGRWESDYAQLYDIHQTPTYYLLDSEKRIVGKPESDKEVVELLKK; encoded by the coding sequence ATGAAAAGATACCTTGTCGTATTTGCCTTGCTTACTGCCTTTTGGGTAGAGGCCCAGCATACTATTTCAGGAACCTTCACACCCGCCAACGAATACAAATATATATTGGCGTACCGATTAAAAACGGGCTCGCAGTCCTTTATAACGAATACCTCGATCAAAGACGGTAAATTTTCATTGCAAATACCGGAAAATGCCGAACCGGGAATGTATCGTTTGGTCTATGCCGTTCCACAAGACGAGTTCTATTTTGATGTCATTTACAACGGTAAAGAAGATATTGAACTGGCCTTTGACGCCGACAAAGGAGTCTCCTTCATTTCCTCAAAGGAAAACAAGATCATGACTTCCTATTTTCAGACCATGGCTTCCTTAATGGGCCAATTGGTCGATGTTTACATGAAAAAGAAATTTGACAAAAAGGAATTTCAGGAATGCACCTACCAATTAAAGACGACCCAAGAAGCCTATGAAGCACAGTCTAAAAACCTAATGGTAGAAAATTTTGTTTTAGCGAACCGACCTTATATCCCGACCGAATTTGAATCGGTTGAAGAATACGTCACGCATAAGAAAGAACATTATTTTGACCACCTCAAGCTCGACAATACAATTTTACAAGCTTCCGATTTTTTATCCGATAAGTTAAGAAATTACGTTTTCACGGCGTTACCAATGGAACCTAGGTCATCTGCCGAAACCGAAAGTATCATTCAAGACAACATTAAGAAGGTCGGTGCCAAACTTGCCCCAATATCGGATGCCTACAAATTCGACGTCTTTTATCGTTTATGGAAAATGAGTTCGAGCAGTGGATTGAACGAAACCACCGACTTCATATACAACACCTATTTAAAGTCGCTTGCCTCAGCTTCGAACGACCCGAACAAAGCGCGTGAAATAACGGTACAACACCGTTTACGTATAGGGGCCATTGCCCCTGAAATCGAATGGAAGGTAGGCCAGACCACCAAAAAACTCAGTACCATAAATGGGCCCGAAAATTACCTTTTGGTATTTTGGAGCAGCACTTGTTCGCATTGTTTAAAGGAACTTCCCGCCCTTCACAAGGAACTGAAAAATTATAAATCGACCCAAGTAATCGCCATAGGTCTAGAAGATGACAAGACCACATGGACTCCAGAATCGGCCAAACTGCCCGATTTCGAGCACGCCATTGCATTGGGAAGGTGGGAAAGCGATTACGCACAATTATACGATATTCACCAGACCCCTACCTACTATTTACTAGATTCGGAAAAGCGTATAGTGGGCAAACCCGAGAGCGATAAAGAAGTGGTAGAATTACTGAAAAAGTAA